The genome window TTACTGCCAGTCCAATTGCCAATCCAGCGTAATCGCTTTATTTGGCAAGTCTACGTTTTGCACCACTTCCTTTACAAAAGGCACAAGATATTTCATTTCTTTTGTGGCTAAATCACCGATAGCAATTACACCATGCGCGCCATTTTCAGTGACATCAAGCACAACACCTAGAGCTTCATTTTGTAAATTGATTGCTTGGCAGCCAATCAAATCCACCCAGTAATAAGAATCGCTTTCTACTTTTGGAAACGCATCACGAGCCACCAAGATGCGTGCCCCTTTAAGCGCTAAAGCTTGATCACGGTCAGTCACACCATCCAAGGCGACAACAACATTACCACTATGCATCTTGGCACTCTTTACCCTGTATTGCATCAGGGAGGCCTGCTCTACAGACGCAGAAACGCCAGCATCCCTGCGCGGGATCAATGAAAGCCAAACTGCTTTAGAAGAGAGAAGTGCTACAGGATCTGGTGAGTGAGGTCTAACCTTCACTTGCCCCTGCAAACCTTGCGCCTCAGAAATAGCGCCAAGTTCAATCAAATCATTTAGGGAAGGCGTACTCATTTGCAAGTCACCTTATTTTCCCAAAATAGAACTACCAATCAATTTCGAAACTTGAAGCATCAACTAAAGACTGAAGCCTCAAGCAACTAAATATTAAGCAGCAGGATTGTTCTTAATTAAACGAACAACAGTTGGAGATACTTGCGCGCCAACGCCAGTCCAGTAAGTCAGACGATCTTGAGCAATGCGCATGGCTTGCTCAGATGCAGCTGCTTGTGGATTGAAGTAACCGATACGCTCGATAAAGTTCGAGTCACGACGGTTGCGCTTATCAGTAGCAACAATGCTGTAAAAAGGGCGCTTCTTAGAACCGCCGCGTGCCAGTCGAATGACGACCATACTTATTCCTTAAAATCTAAAAATGAAAACAGGTTGATTACAACCCAATGAAATTACTACAAAAATCTTGGGCTCCAGCTCACCAACTAAACGTACGGTAAAGCGGAAAACCTCATATTCTAGACGAAAACCCCTACTTCTTCCACCTATTTAAGCGTTGAAGACAGTAGAATAGAATCCAAATCAATATAAAAAATACATATAAATCAGTCACTTATAACAATATGCCCGATAAAATACCCCCATTAATGCGCTTTAGAGGCTCTTTAAAGCACCTCGGGATTGTGCTTTCTTGCATAGCGTTAGGGCTTTTGAGTGCCTGCGCTAATGTGATTCCCCCCTGTGGCGCCAAAATCAGCCCGCCAAGTAGCGAACTACGCAATACCCGTTGGGAGCTCACTCGCTGGAATTTACCCCCCAATAGCTATGGCGAGGTTCGGGCCCGCCAAATACCCCAAGGCGAAGCAAGCAACCCGATTCAAATTACTTTTGATGCCAATGGCCAACGGGTAAGTGGATCTACTGGATGCAATCGCTTTACCGCAGAGCTCAATGAAGATTCTCGAGGCTTTAGCCTGAGCAAAATTGCCAGTACAAAAATGGCTTGCGCTCCGCAACGCATGGAGTTGGAAAAT of Polynucleobacter sp. AP-Titi-500A-B4 contains these proteins:
- the rimM gene encoding ribosome maturation factor RimM (Essential for efficient processing of 16S rRNA), which translates into the protein MSTPSLNDLIELGAISEAQGLQGQVKVRPHSPDPVALLSSKAVWLSLIPRRDAGVSASVEQASLMQYRVKSAKMHSGNVVVALDGVTDRDQALALKGARILVARDAFPKVESDSYYWVDLIGCQAINLQNEALGVVLDVTENGAHGVIAIGDLATKEMKYLVPFVKEVVQNVDLPNKAITLDWQLDWQ
- the rpsP gene encoding 30S ribosomal protein S16 yields the protein MVVIRLARGGSKKRPFYSIVATDKRNRRDSNFIERIGYFNPQAAASEQAMRIAQDRLTYWTGVGAQVSPTVVRLIKNNPAA
- a CDS encoding META domain-containing protein, with translation MPDKIPPLMRFRGSLKHLGIVLSCIALGLLSACANVIPPCGAKISPPSSELRNTRWELTRWNLPPNSYGEVRARQIPQGEASNPIQITFDANGQRVSGSTGCNRFTAELNEDSRGFSLSKIASTKMACAPQRMELENDFLYELNDYRSIVRNGDQLLMIGADREVLSFTQRSVTTK